A genomic window from Emys orbicularis isolate rEmyOrb1 chromosome 24, rEmyOrb1.hap1, whole genome shotgun sequence includes:
- the TICAM1 gene encoding TIR domain-containing adapter molecule 1 — protein MAEAGEVQPGFEGVFSILSGIPEERLVSLKHKLKHTRPCPSSCKLLQAMVLLTLGRESEARICLDALGDDEGALCIWRSKWGTAGSENPLTPQQEAGALLALARIYSLLVEENLCTHLARDNAYKAAIVAFRASEDPRRDRLSSILAEAQEKCAIDFSPTETGNEFKTLRSDPGHFPTASPAPVVRSPPVQIGSRSVLSGPQTLRSSGSPASFISHFEISQSPTMEFHTCSAHRNHVPQPSKLCGGAANCTMQPGGGRVSHGPRDAGRFSSSSAPPLQSRVRSHPSENPQAGSVVPPSLPVPETPLPHPSAVHGPVECTDPPTMVTAELQERVVQKPEQESPTELPSLCTPGPASGSIRMPVEDSCVLTEKAETASFSSSGGLPPPQAAAAPTPELDCGEKRFFSFVVLHASEDVAIACRVKEMLESMGVPDGATFCEEFLIPGQCQLTCFQDAIDNSAFTLLLLTQNFQSHFYMHQMNTALMDSLQRLPKYNSVIPFLPKENPSKCPIPTVLAGLVPLDENSPVFSKTVKNTFRLKRINEQKAMWSQLQHLQEQLRKQQQYQAHLQMLQQNLVGLNLGSQPGYPPQMPLPGLLPYPAGIQQLLQQLVSSLQLQTSSLPMFAPPATYQPHPASQFMPTLSAPSPSQHFILPPSHQNTMQGSGGPHPLIIQNAQMVQIGDHNQMQVERTRLVAESSDEETSESH, from the coding sequence ATGGCAGAGGCTGGCGAGGTCCAGCCAGGCTTTGAGGGGGTCTTCAGCATTTTATCTGGGATCCCAGAAGAGAGACTCGTTAGCCTCAAACATAAGCTGAAGCACACGAGACCCTGCCCGAGCAGCTGTAAGCTGTTGCAAGCCATGGTCCTGCTGACTTTGGGACGAGAGTCAGAGGCAAGGATATGCCTGGATGCTTTGGGTGATGATGAAGGAGCCCTCTGTATCTGGAGGAGCAAATGGGGTACTGCAGGCAGCGAGAACCCGCTGACTCCCCAGCAAGAGGCAGGTGCCCTCCTGGCCCTGGCACGGATCTACTCGCTGCTGGTAGAGGAAAATCTGTGCACTCACCTGGCCAGGGACAATGCCTACAAGGCTGCCATTGTGGCCTTCAGAGCCAGCGAGGATCCTCGGAGAGACAGACTGAGCAGCATCTTGGCCGAGGCTCAGGAAAAGTGCGCGATTGACTTCAGCCCCACAGAGACGGGTAATGAATTTAAGACACTGAGATCTGACCCTGGGCATTTCCCGACTGCCAGCCCGGCTCCAGTGGTGAGGAGCCCCCCAGTGCAGATCGGGAGCCGATCGGTTCTCTCGGGGCCACAGACTTTGCGTTCCTCTGGCAGCCCAGCCTCCTTCATCAGCCACTTTGAGATCAGCCAGTCCCCCACGATGGAGTTTCACACCTGCTCAGCTCACCGTAACCATGTCCCGCAGCCCAGCAAGCTTTGTGGGGGTGCCGCGAACTGCACCATGCAGCCTGGCGGAGGGAGAGTCAGCCACGGCCCACGGGACGCCGGCCGGTTCAGCAgctcctctgcaccccccctgcAAAGCCGAGTAAGAAGCCACCCATCTGAGAATCCCCAGGCCGGTAGCGTTGTTCCCCCATCTCTTCCAGTTCCCGAAACCCCACTTCCGCATCCGAGTGCTGTGCACGGTCCCGTGGAATGCACTGACCCTCCCACCATGGTGACAGCAGAACTGCAGGAACGCGTAGTCCAAAAGCCAGAACAAGAGTCACCTACTGAGCTCCCTAGCTTGTGTACCCCAGGGCCAGCCTCTGGTTCCATCCGAATGCCAGTAGAAGATTCCTGTGTCCTAACAGAGAAAGCAGAGACGGCATCCTTCTCCTCTTCAGggggcctccctcctccccaggcagCAGCCGCCCCCACACCAGAGCTGGACTGTGGTGAGAAAAGGTTCTTCAGTTTCGTTGTCCTGCACGCCAGCGAAGATGTGGCCATTGCCTGCCGGGTGAAGGAGATGCTGGAGAGCATGGGGGTGCCCGACGGTGCCACATTCTGCGAGGAGTTCCTCATCCCTGGGCAATGCCAGCTGACTTGCTTCCAGGATGCCATAGACAACTCTGCCTTCACCCTCCTGCTACTGACCCAGAACTTCCAGTCCCACTTCTACATGCACCAGATGAACACGGCCCTGATGGATTCCCTCCAGCGGCTGCCCAAGTACAATTCGGTCATCCCTTTCTTGCCCAAGGAGAACCCCTCAAAGTGTCCGATCCCCACCGTGCTGGCGGGGTTGGTGCCTCTGGATGAGAACTCCCCGGTGTTCTCCAAGACGGTGAAGAACACCTTCCGCCTCAAGAGAATCAATGAGCAGAAGGCGATGTGGAGCCAGTTACAGCACCTCCAGGAGCAGCTCAGGAAACAGCAGCAATACCAGGCACACCTCCAGATGCTGCAACAGAACTTAGTTGGTCTGAACTTGGGGTCCCAGCCTGGCTACCCACCCCAAATGCCTTTGCCAGGACTGTTGCCGTATCCTGCAGGAATTCAGCAACTTCTGCAGCAGCTTGTGTCTAGTCTCCAACTCCAGACATCTTCTCTTCCAATGTTTGCCCCTCCTGCCACGTACCAGCCTCACCCAGCTAGTCAGTTCATGCCCACCCTGTcggctccctccccttcccagcactTCATCCTCCCGCCCAGCCACCAAAACACGATGCAGGGGTCAGGAGGCCCCCATCCCCTCATCATTCAGAATGCTCAAATGGTGCAGATTGGAGACCACAATCAGATGCAGGTGGAGAGGACTAGGCTGGTGGCTGAGAGCTCTGATGAAGAGACCAGCGAGAGTCACTGA
- the LOC135893980 gene encoding perilipin-3-like yields MASENKATNTGPPKAEEEHQVNIVNRVASLPFISSAYNLVSSAYSYTKGIHPYISNICSVAETVAAMAVGSAVGGVQPILSHLEPQITSVNEYACKGLDKLEESLPFLQQPTEQVISDTKQMVSTKVMSAVDAAYGAKDAVASRVAGAVDVTKDVVQDSVELTKSVVSSTVNTAKEAACGAKDIVTNRVTKAVDLTRGTVQDSVELTKSVVSSTVNTAKEAACGAKDIVTNRVTEAVDLTRGTVQDSVELTKSVVSSTVNTAKEAACGAKDIVTSKVNTVVGRSREAVQDGVEMTSFVVTNSLNKAKAAGQLVASGVDAVLEKSQALVDHYLPLTNEELVKLAIAIEGFNMASVEEQKQRQSYFMRLGSLSNKVRHRAYQHSLNKLRLIKQNTQDSLSQLQLAINLIEYVKQGVGHKLQDSLEKLQQLWIEWSRTQPRGSPAKDASQPEVESRILAMVRIITQQLHPAYVNLVSSIQGLPSNIQETVQQAVNNVQQLHASFSRADSFQDLSSSSLTQSREKMTKAQESLDALLEYVSHNTPLNWLVGPFSPSVRATQEATEEPKEIMMTEMISSALQEVASAQKKVAEVPKAPEKEMALALKEEAKIPKAPKESMKALKKALEELTKASEKTVAKETKKYP; encoded by the exons ATGGCATCTGAAAACAAGGCCACGAATACTGGCCCTCCAAAGGCTGAAGAAGAGCATCAAGTG AACATAGTAAACAGGGTGGCCAGCTTGCCCTTTATCAGCTCTGCCTACAACCTGGTCTCCTCTGCTTACAGCTACACCAAGGGGATACATCCGTACATCAGCAACATCTGCAGCGTGGCAGAGACCGTGGCTGCCATGGCAGTGGGCAGCGCAGTTGGTGGCGTGCAGCCAATTCTAAGCCACCTGGAACCTCAGA tCACATCGGTAAACGAGTATGCCTGCAAGGGACTGGACAAACTGGAGGAGAGCCTGCCCTTCCTTCAACAACCAACAGAGCAG GTCATTTCAGACACCAAGCAGATGGTGTCTACTAAAGTGATGAGTGCTGTGGATGCTGCCTATGGTGCGAAAGATGCAGTGGCCAGCAGAGTGGCCGGAGCTGTAGATGTAACCAAAGATGTTGTCCAGGACAGCGTTGAGCTGACCAAATCAGTGGTGTCCTCCACAGTCAATACTGCCAAGGAAGCTGCCTGTGGTGCAAAGGACATTGTGACCAACAGGGTGACCAAAGCAGTGGACCTGACCAGAGGGACTGTCCAGGACAGCGTTGAGCTGACCAAATCAGTGGTGTCCTCCACAGTCAATACTGCCAAGGAAGCTGCCTGTGGTGCAAAGGACATTGTGACCAACAGGGTGACCGAAGCAGTGGACCTGACCAGAGGGACTGTCCAGGACAGCGTTGAGCTGACCAAATCAGTGGTGTCCTCCACTGTCAATACTGCCAAGGAAGCTGCTTGTGGTGCAAAGGACATTGTGACCAGCAAAGTGAATACAGTTGTAGGGCGGAGCAGAGAGGCTGTCCAGGACGGCGTGGAGATGACCAGTTTCGTGGTGACCAACAGCCTAAATAAAGCCAAGGCAGCGGGCCAGCTGGTGGCGAGTGGAGTGGATGCTGTGCTAGAGAAATCACAGGCGCTGGTGGATCACTACCTCCCCCTGACAAATGAGGAACTGG TTAAACTTGCCATAGCCATCGAGGGTTTCAACATGGCCTCCGTGGAAGAACAGAAACAGCGTCAGAGTTACTTCATGCGCCTGGGTTCCCTCTCAAACAAAGTCCGCCACCGAGCCTACCAGCACTCCCTGAACAAGCTGCGGCtcatcaagcaaaacacccagGACAGTCTTTCGCAACTCCAGCTGGCAATAAACCTC ATCGAATACGTAAAACAGGGCGTTGGGCATAAGCTTCAGGATAGCCTGGAGAAGCTTCAACAGCTGTGGATTGAGTGGAGCCGGACCCAGCCGAGAGGGAGCCCAGCTAAAGATGCTTCCCAGCCTGAG GTCGAGTCTCGTATTCTAGCCATGGTGCGTATCATCACCCAGCAGCTGCACCCTGCCTATGTGAATCTGGTATCCAGCATCCAAGGCCTCCCCAGCAACATCCAGGAAACAGTGCAACAGGCTGTTAACAACGTGCAGCAGCTCCACGCTTCCTTTTCCAGAGCTGATTCCTTCCAGGAcctctccagcagctccctgaccCAGAGCCGGGAGAAAATGACAAAGGCCCAGGAGTCTCTGGATGCCCTACTGGAGTACGTCTCACACAACACTCCCCTCAACTGGCTTGTGGGCCCCTTCTCTCCGTCAGTCAGAGCGACCCAAGAAGCCACAGAGGAGCCAAAAGAAATTATGATGACAGAGATGATATCATCTGCACTGCAAGAGGTGGCTTCAGCACAGAAGAAGGTGGCTGAGGTCCCCAAGGCACCAGAGAAGGAGATGGCTCTGGCACTGAAGGAGGAGGCCAAAATACCTAAAGCACCAAAGGAGTCAATGAAAGCACTGAAGAAGGCATTAGAGGAATTGACCAAGGCATCAGAGAAGACGGTGGctaaagaaacaaagaaatatCCTTGA